A stretch of the Mytilus edulis unplaced genomic scaffold, xbMytEdul2.2 SCAFFOLD_1331, whole genome shotgun sequence genome encodes the following:
- the LOC139509407 gene encoding ribosomal RNA-processing protein 7 homolog A-like (The sequence of the model RefSeq protein was modified relative to this genomic sequence to represent the inferred CDS: added 15 bases not found in genome assembly) → MEQDNKSDSKNHMVINGFTVLQTRFTDQSKTGHYLYVKEHAAKDQDARRPPERTLFVVNIPPYCTKESLRHIFSRFGKILHIHLQDKPTKDLLVNKSQFFPDVQLQKGFKVGYIVFRKPASVETVKQLPFDTPLVISTTKNPVSTGVKKWCDEYEKSRVDVKQLQVEIDTYMQSYDKIVEADKKKAMEQEGVPDEDGWVTVTRHSKKNKAVPRTEAMESKLTEIERKKKQNMELKNFYTFQSRETKRNEIATLRKKFEEDKQRISLMKAARKFKPY, encoded by the exons TGTTACAGACAAGATTCACAGATCAATCTAAGACTGGACATTATTTATATGTAAAGGAACATGCAGCTAAAGACCAGGATGCAAGAAGACCACCAGAGAGAACATTATTTGTTGTTAATATACCACCATACTGCACAAAG GAGAGTCTAAGACATATATTTTCACGATTTGGCAAAATTTTACATATCCATCTTCAAGACAAACCAACAAAAGATCTCCTCGTCAATAAGTCACAGTTTTTCCCTGATGTGCAGCTTCAAAAG gGATTTAAAGTTGGATATATTGTTTTTAGAAAACCAGCCTCTGTAGAAACAGTTAAACAACTTCCATTCGATACACCTCTGGTTATTTCTACAACTAAAAACCCTGTGTCAACAGGTGTAAAAA AATGGTGTGACGAATATGAGAAGAGCAGAGTTGATGTGAAACAGTTACAGGTTGAAATAGACACCTACATGCAGTCTTATGATAAAATTGTGGAGGCG GACAAGAAAAAGGCCATGGAGCAGGAGGGTGTACCTGATGAAGATGGATGGGTTACTGTCACCCGACACAGCAAGAAAAACAAAGCTGTTCCTAGAACTGAAGCAATGGAGTCCAAACTTACAGAAATAGAAAGGAAGAAGAAGCAAAATATG GAACTGAAGAATTTTTACACCTTTCAATCAAGAGAAACCAAAAGAAATG aaataGCAACGTTACggaaaaagtttgaagaagataAACAGAGGATATCCCTGATGAAGGCAGCTCGGAAATTTAAACCTTACtga